A window of the Citrus sinensis cultivar Valencia sweet orange chromosome 9, DVS_A1.0, whole genome shotgun sequence genome harbors these coding sequences:
- the LOC102610753 gene encoding agamous-like MADS-box protein AGL62, translating to MAGKKTKWRKKIETKKNEKEDERLITFSKRRSGIYKKACELVTLTGSEIAVVVFSQSGKPYTFGHHSVEAVANRFLGMNQLPNDNVHSLVVGHSQVRINELNQQHNELRRQLDEEKEQEKMLTQMRRGKETQPRWWETPVDEHNLQELL from the coding sequence ATGGCAGGTAAGAAAAccaaatggagaaaaaagaTTGAGACGAAAAAGAACGAGAAAGAGGATGAAAGATTAATAACATTCTCTAAACGTAGATCAGGGATCTACAAAAAGGCCTGTGAACTTGTGACTCTAACTGGCTCTGAGATTGCCGTTGTTGTGTTCTCACAATCTGGGAAGCCATACACCTTTGGTCACCACTCCGTCGAGGCTGTTGCAAATCGCTTCCTTGGGATGAACCAGTTGCCTAATGACAACGTTCATTCGTTGGTTGTAGGTCACAGCCAGGTGAGAATTAACGAGCTGAATCAGCAGCATAATGAGCTGCGGCGCCAGCTGGATGAGGAGAAGGAACAGGAGAAGATGTTGACGCAGATGAGGAGGGGTAAAGAGACTCAGCCGCGTTGGTGGGAAACCCCAGTTGATGAGCATAACCTGCAGGagctgctttaa
- the LOC112496129 gene encoding secreted RxLR effector protein 161-like codes for MLNCKECDTPIVTGSKLHKEVKGNLGQYIEDATSYRSLVGGLQYLVLTRLEIAFAVHKLSQYVIAPTLQHVMTCKRVLRYLKEIANYGLKFSAGGEMKITSFTDADWACDIDNRKSIGVYCIYFGNNLVSWSSKKQSVVTRSSAESEYQALASASAEITWLQSLFGELNIKCTSLPIIWCDNMSAT; via the coding sequence ATGCTAAATTGTAAAGAATGTGACACTCCTATAGTTACTGGATCAAAGCTTCATAAAGAAGTGAAAGGTAATTTGGGTCAGTATATTGAGGATGCAACAAGCTATAGAAGCTTAGTTGGAGGATTACAATATCTGGTATTAACTAGACTAGAGATAGCATTTGCTGTGCATAAATTGAGTCAATATGTGATAGCTCCAACACTGCAGCATGTAATGACTTGCAAGAGGGTTCTCAGATACTTAAAGGAAATTGCAAACTATGGATTGAAGTTTTCAGCTGGTGGGGAAATGAAAATCACAAGCTTTACAGATGCAGACTGGGCATGTGATATTGATAATAGAAAATCAATAGGAGTatattgcatttattttggAAACAATCTAGTTTCATGGTCATCCAAGAAACAGTCTGTAGTTACACGGTCCAGTGCAGAGAGTGAATATCAAGCTCTGGCTTCTGCAAGTGCAGAGATAACATGGTTGCAGTCATTATTCGGTGAACTTAACATCAAATGCACTTCATTACCTATTATCTGGTGTGATAATATGAGTGCAACATAG